In Dyadobacter subterraneus, a single genomic region encodes these proteins:
- a CDS encoding enolase C-terminal domain-like protein, with product MHITSITIKDKRFDLAEGVGSDATHTTPQYAYAVCCLNTDAQATGIGLAFTLGAGNDLVCKAIEYLSIGLVGREIEELMSDFGTVYRSMVDSPSFRWLGPHKGVVHLALAAIVNACYDLWAKSRQVPLWKLLLDLTPEQLVNTLDLSYLEEVLTREQAIALLTDNLSTSESRKNVLTTGYKGYDTSVGWFNFSDEKIVENTKKAIGNGFTALKLKVGSDDPLRDIRRALLIRKTAGDEATIMVDANQKWNVPQALDICRRLGEINPFWIEEPTHPDDVFGHQTIAKSIAPLKVATGEHIPNKIIFKNFLQAKAMDFCQVDAVRVGGISEFLTISLLSKSMGIPVVPHVGDMGQIHQHLVIFNHIGMNHEHLFLEHIPHLKQYFINPAEIVEAYYQVPQTPGSSSDLKDLK from the coding sequence ATGCATATTACATCTATCACAATAAAGGATAAAAGATTTGACCTTGCAGAAGGTGTAGGTTCGGACGCAACGCATACCACACCGCAATATGCCTATGCGGTGTGCTGTCTGAATACTGATGCCCAGGCGACGGGTATAGGCCTGGCATTTACCCTGGGTGCGGGGAATGATCTGGTTTGTAAAGCAATAGAATATCTTTCCATTGGATTGGTCGGCCGGGAAATTGAAGAACTCATGTCTGATTTTGGAACGGTTTATCGCAGCATGGTCGATTCGCCTTCCTTTCGATGGCTTGGTCCGCACAAGGGCGTGGTGCATCTGGCGTTAGCCGCCATAGTGAATGCCTGTTATGATTTGTGGGCTAAATCACGACAGGTGCCACTATGGAAATTGCTTCTGGATCTTACACCAGAGCAACTTGTCAATACGCTGGATCTGAGTTATCTGGAAGAGGTACTTACAAGAGAACAGGCCATAGCATTGCTGACAGACAACCTGTCTACTTCCGAATCAAGGAAAAACGTTTTGACAACGGGTTATAAAGGTTACGATACTTCGGTAGGCTGGTTTAATTTTTCGGACGAGAAAATAGTAGAAAATACAAAAAAGGCGATTGGTAACGGCTTTACTGCCTTAAAACTGAAAGTAGGTTCTGACGATCCGCTTCGTGATATCCGCCGGGCTTTGCTGATAAGAAAAACTGCCGGGGATGAAGCAACAATTATGGTCGATGCCAACCAGAAATGGAATGTTCCACAAGCCCTGGACATATGCCGGCGGCTGGGGGAAATAAATCCTTTTTGGATTGAAGAACCAACGCATCCGGATGATGTTTTTGGTCATCAGACCATTGCCAAGAGTATTGCTCCGCTGAAAGTCGCGACAGGAGAACATATTCCCAATAAGATAATTTTTAAAAACTTTCTCCAGGCCAAGGCCATGGATTTTTGTCAGGTGGATGCCGTAAGAGTAGGAGGTATTTCCGAATTTCTGACTATCAGCCTGCTATCAAAAAGTATGGGAATTCCGGTTGTGCCGCACGTGGGTGATATGGGACAGATTCACCAGCATCTGGTCATCTTTAACCATATTGGAATGAATCATGAACATTTATTTTTAGAGCATATTCCTCATTTAAAACAGTATTTTATCAATCCGGCAGAAATTGTTGAGGCTTACTATCAGGTGCCGCAAACACCAGGCAGCAGCAGTGATCTGAAAGACTTGAAATAA
- a CDS encoding SDR family NAD(P)-dependent oxidoreductase, producing the protein MSVLADKVIFLTGGAAGIGKECLKAYLKAGAKVAVMDFDQNALNALVKEFSNPDLLICAGDVRKANDVRLAIEKTIEAFGRINAIHNNAGIASPSKPIDETSEEEWDNLFSVNLKSVFWTTRFGIDTLKKTKGCILNTSSMVGEMGQENHAAYVATKGGMNGLTKAMALDYAPFGIRVNAVCPAGVWTPMLRKWAVEQPDPAGIENYLDNIHALGYCPEGDVIADVALFLISDAARFVTGCIMPVGGGAELGYKK; encoded by the coding sequence ATGAGTGTATTAGCAGATAAAGTAATTTTTTTAACGGGAGGTGCTGCCGGTATCGGAAAGGAATGCTTAAAAGCATATCTGAAAGCCGGTGCCAAAGTGGCTGTTATGGATTTTGATCAAAATGCTTTAAATGCACTAGTTAAAGAATTTTCGAATCCGGATTTGCTTATCTGTGCAGGTGATGTCCGCAAAGCAAATGATGTCAGGTTGGCGATAGAAAAAACGATTGAAGCTTTTGGCCGGATTAATGCAATTCACAACAACGCAGGGATTGCAAGTCCATCAAAACCAATTGATGAAACTTCTGAGGAAGAGTGGGATAATTTGTTTTCAGTAAATCTTAAAAGTGTTTTCTGGACAACCAGATTTGGAATTGATACTTTGAAAAAAACAAAAGGCTGCATACTTAATACCAGCAGTATGGTCGGTGAAATGGGCCAGGAAAATCATGCGGCTTATGTAGCTACCAAAGGCGGAATGAACGGTTTGACAAAAGCAATGGCACTGGACTATGCACCTTTTGGCATCAGGGTGAATGCCGTTTGTCCGGCTGGTGTATGGACGCCGATGTTAAGAAAATGGGCGGTTGAACAGCCAGATCCAGCCGGGATAGAAAATTATCTGGACAATATTCATGCACTGGGTTATTGTCCGGAAGGTGATGTGATTGCGGATGTTGCGTTATTCCTGATTTCGGATGCGGCGCGGTTTGTAACGGGTTGTATTATGCCGGTCGGTGGTGGGGCCGAGCTGGGATATAAAAAATAA
- a CDS encoding L-rhamnose mutarotase has protein sequence MAIQRTCMALDLIDDENLILAYEQIHQPESIWPEIPVGIRDAGIVDMQIYRIGTRLFMIVDYDENTNLKAAFEKMGTMPRQPEWAALMAGFQTKLPEAKADEHWAAMKPVFLLNDHVQ, from the coding sequence ATGGCAATACAAAGAACCTGTATGGCTCTGGACCTTATCGACGACGAAAATCTGATTCTGGCTTACGAGCAAATTCATCAGCCTGAATCCATCTGGCCTGAAATCCCGGTGGGTATCAGGGATGCTGGAATTGTCGATATGCAAATATACCGGATTGGGACAAGGTTGTTTATGATTGTTGATTATGACGAGAATACGAATCTGAAAGCAGCTTTTGAAAAAATGGGTACAATGCCAAGACAACCTGAATGGGCTGCCCTGATGGCTGGTTTCCAAACGAAACTGCCTGAGGCAAAAGCTGATGAGCATTGGGCAGCGATGAAACCGGTGTTTTTACTAAACGACCACGTCCAATGA
- the fucP gene encoding L-fucose:H+ symporter permease translates to MKDRNAVVVPLLVVMSLMLIWNLSRNINDILIPHLKRACELTDFQSSLVQSAFFGGYFLLALPVGKFISKYGYKAGMVTGLLTAAAGAFLFFPAAENRYYPLFLGALFIMAAGFTFLEVTATPYISILGDPDRASSRLSLASAVGSVGATIGPFVGSRFLLHATEVSPSTVAQFNPAELNQYLDSEAQLVKIPYLSLGCLFVVIGLLLYFIKLPRIEQGDETGGSLKSVFKFRHTVLGALGVFCYLGAEVGIVSFMIRYAKSSGIAGLTEQNAALFITFYMALVLIGRLVGAYWLRSLNPSRMLSVCSLAAILLIFISISNQGYISIYSISLIGLFTSVMYPILFTLSIKDLRIHTKTGSSLIIMSIVGGAVIPPLMGLVSDSFGIKPAFFIPVICYAYLVYYAKSGHRILNYNSEKQTENINFNSPVL, encoded by the coding sequence ATGAAAGATCGAAACGCGGTGGTGGTACCTTTACTGGTTGTGATGAGTTTGATGCTGATCTGGAACCTGAGCCGCAATATCAATGATATATTAATTCCTCATCTCAAAAGAGCCTGTGAGTTGACTGATTTTCAGTCTTCTTTGGTGCAGTCTGCCTTTTTTGGAGGCTATTTCTTACTGGCACTTCCGGTTGGGAAATTTATCAGTAAATATGGCTACAAAGCCGGCATGGTTACAGGTTTGCTCACCGCTGCTGCCGGTGCATTTTTGTTTTTCCCGGCTGCCGAAAACCGCTATTATCCACTTTTTCTGGGCGCACTTTTTATCATGGCCGCCGGATTTACATTTCTTGAAGTTACCGCAACACCTTACATTTCAATACTTGGTGATCCGGACCGGGCATCGAGCAGGCTAAGTCTGGCTTCGGCGGTAGGTTCTGTTGGTGCAACAATCGGGCCGTTTGTCGGAAGCCGGTTTTTGCTTCATGCAACAGAAGTTTCTCCGTCAACAGTTGCACAGTTTAATCCCGCAGAACTCAATCAATATCTGGACTCGGAAGCACAGCTTGTCAAAATACCCTACCTGAGTCTTGGATGTTTGTTTGTTGTTATCGGACTGCTGCTTTATTTTATCAAACTTCCCAGGATCGAGCAGGGTGATGAAACGGGTGGCAGCTTAAAATCGGTCTTTAAATTCAGACATACCGTTCTGGGTGCGCTGGGTGTTTTTTGTTATCTGGGTGCCGAAGTTGGTATCGTAAGTTTTATGATCCGTTACGCAAAATCATCCGGAATTGCCGGACTTACTGAGCAAAACGCAGCTTTGTTTATTACTTTTTACATGGCGCTGGTTTTGATCGGAAGGCTGGTAGGCGCTTACTGGCTTCGTAGTTTAAACCCATCCAGAATGTTGTCTGTTTGCTCCCTTGCAGCGATACTTCTGATTTTTATTTCTATTTCAAATCAAGGATATATTTCCATTTATTCGATATCACTGATCGGCCTTTTTACCTCCGTGATGTACCCGATTCTGTTTACACTAAGTATCAAAGACCTGCGGATTCATACAAAAACCGGTTCGTCATTGATCATTATGAGTATTGTTGGCGGTGCTGTTATTCCACCGCTTATGGGTTTGGTTTCAGATTCGTTTGGAATAAAACCAGCGTTTTTTATTCCTGTCATTTGTTATGCCTATCTGGTTTATTACGCCAAATCCGGTCATCGGATTTTAAATTATAACAGCGAAAAGCAAACAGAAAATATAAATTTCAATAGTCCGGTTTTATGA
- a CDS encoding alpha-L-fucosidase gives MKKFVLTLLLASFGFQVFSQNQMPLSERLKWWQDSKMGLFIHWGPVSLIGKEISWSRQEYGAAKYDALYKRFNPKKFDAKEWVALAKASGMKYIVLTAKHHDGFCLFETKTTDYNIMNTPFGRDVCKELAQAAHEANIPICWYFSVADWKDPDCRNPKTNDVFAERVLNQVKELLTNYGKISLLWIDFEGWPSPVAPKKVFDLARKLQPEIIINNRLEPFTPDESHAYLGKYADYTTPEGFVAGYGKTAWETCTNMGHQWAWKFNDHPRSLKESLHTLLRGVGGNGNLLFNIGPDSSGVFPTDFAARAREMGGWIEKNSEAIYNTKGGVYTPSQDYVSSFKGNKLYIHLLNDGLTELTLPAISSKVKNAALFDGTKVDFTQSDKDLKLSFPKGKVDSIATIAVLTMDKDLSTINPIIPFSTSGSMAYGKMASASSSVGQFYHDPSAAFDDNPKTSWKIGRRKDIDVNKIYGKNIHYLSDEVLALYESSGWLEIDLGKPQLVGKIKLGESRYNDSEIRKFQVQYLAGSNWVKLAEDTKMGDWNKEIKPVTAQKFRLVINDYYRYFGVNEFELFPPGK, from the coding sequence ATGAAAAAATTTGTTCTCACACTACTTCTGGCGAGTTTCGGTTTTCAGGTTTTTTCGCAAAATCAGATGCCGCTTTCGGAACGACTGAAATGGTGGCAGGATTCCAAAATGGGATTATTTATTCACTGGGGACCGGTTTCGCTTATCGGAAAAGAAATTAGCTGGTCGCGGCAGGAATATGGTGCAGCAAAATATGATGCCCTTTACAAAAGATTTAATCCGAAAAAATTCGATGCAAAAGAATGGGTAGCACTGGCAAAAGCTTCCGGAATGAAATACATCGTACTTACAGCGAAACATCATGATGGTTTTTGTCTTTTTGAAACCAAAACGACGGATTATAACATCATGAATACGCCGTTCGGACGGGATGTTTGTAAAGAGCTTGCACAAGCTGCACATGAAGCTAACATACCGATCTGCTGGTATTTTTCAGTAGCTGATTGGAAAGACCCGGATTGCCGGAATCCTAAAACAAATGATGTTTTTGCGGAAAGAGTTTTAAATCAGGTTAAAGAATTGCTGACTAATTATGGAAAGATAAGTCTGTTGTGGATTGATTTTGAAGGCTGGCCAAGTCCTGTTGCTCCCAAAAAAGTTTTTGATCTGGCCAGGAAACTGCAACCGGAAATTATCATCAATAACCGTCTGGAACCTTTCACGCCTGATGAATCGCATGCCTATCTGGGAAAATATGCCGACTATACCACGCCGGAAGGATTTGTGGCTGGTTATGGCAAAACCGCCTGGGAAACTTGTACCAATATGGGCCATCAATGGGCATGGAAATTCAATGATCATCCGCGAAGTCTCAAAGAATCACTCCATACTTTGCTTCGCGGTGTAGGTGGAAACGGGAATTTACTTTTCAATATAGGCCCTGACAGTTCAGGTGTTTTTCCTACGGATTTTGCCGCACGTGCTCGGGAAATGGGAGGTTGGATTGAGAAAAACAGCGAAGCTATTTATAATACCAAAGGTGGTGTTTATACGCCTTCGCAGGATTATGTAAGCTCCTTCAAAGGAAACAAACTTTACATTCATTTATTGAATGATGGGCTAACGGAATTAACACTTCCCGCAATTTCTTCAAAAGTTAAAAATGCAGCTTTGTTTGATGGGACAAAAGTTGATTTCACGCAAAGCGACAAAGATTTAAAACTAAGTTTTCCCAAGGGAAAAGTTGATTCGATAGCGACGATCGCAGTTTTAACAATGGATAAGGATCTGTCGACAATAAATCCCATTATTCCTTTTTCAACTTCGGGTTCCATGGCTTATGGAAAGATGGCCAGTGCATCGAGTTCAGTCGGACAGTTTTACCACGATCCTTCTGCCGCATTTGATGATAATCCAAAAACAAGCTGGAAAATCGGAAGGAGAAAAGATATCGACGTAAACAAAATTTACGGTAAGAATATCCATTACTTATCTGATGAAGTGCTGGCGCTTTACGAGTCGTCCGGGTGGCTTGAAATAGATCTTGGAAAACCTCAGCTGGTTGGTAAAATCAAGCTTGGCGAGTCCAGATACAACGATTCGGAAATCAGGAAATTTCAGGTGCAGTATCTGGCCGGAAGTAATTGGGTGAAGTTGGCTGAGGACACCAAAATGGGCGACTGGAATAAAGAAATCAAACCAGTGACTGCACAGAAATTCAGACTGGTGATCAATGATTATTACCGATATTTTGGGGTAAATGAATTTGAATTATTTCCGCCCGGTAAATGA
- a CDS encoding alpha-L-fucosidase, with the protein MNGSRILTVILLFVILSFPGFSQLRGGGEAYPNLHPDKEAMARFQANRFGMFLHWGPVTLRGTEIGWSRGKIVPIADYDNLYKEFNPVLFDADKWIKTAKDAGMKYFIITAKHHDGFCLFDSKYTDYDIMSSPYKKDIVKALADACKKYGVDFGIYYSLADWHHPDYATRYGGDPRPVSESIMPRYVQYMKDQLKEIIVNYDPKVLWFDGSWEECLTHEMGMDLYAYLHSLKSDVIINDRIDKGFQGIEVRNNANQEKYAGDYATPEQRIGAYQVNEPWETCMTICEQWAWKPNDKMKSLDTSLETLIRTAGGGGNLLYNVGPMPDGRFEQRQTDLLLQMGDWMKINGKAIYGTKGGPYEPNPDFVSTRKDKTIFIHILNKNLSDLTIPVPAEIKIIKASDLGSGKTIALKVENGTLKLNLDKGRKLPYVLALETSADTGNLATITKK; encoded by the coding sequence ATGAACGGTTCCAGAATTCTAACAGTCATTCTACTCTTTGTAATCTTATCATTTCCAGGATTTTCTCAGTTGCGGGGAGGTGGTGAAGCATACCCGAACCTGCACCCTGATAAAGAGGCAATGGCACGTTTTCAGGCTAATAGATTTGGTATGTTTTTGCACTGGGGACCTGTTACATTAAGAGGAACAGAAATTGGTTGGTCGAGAGGAAAAATTGTGCCGATTGCAGATTATGACAATCTATATAAAGAGTTCAATCCGGTGCTTTTTGATGCCGACAAATGGATTAAGACAGCGAAGGATGCAGGCATGAAATATTTTATCATTACTGCAAAACATCATGATGGTTTCTGTCTTTTTGATTCCAAATACACCGATTACGATATCATGTCGTCACCTTACAAAAAGGATATCGTTAAAGCGCTGGCAGATGCGTGTAAAAAATATGGTGTCGATTTTGGTATCTATTATTCTTTGGCCGACTGGCATCATCCCGATTATGCAACGCGCTACGGCGGCGATCCGAGGCCGGTTTCCGAGTCTATTATGCCAAGATATGTGCAGTACATGAAAGACCAGCTGAAAGAAATCATTGTCAACTATGATCCGAAAGTGCTTTGGTTTGACGGAAGCTGGGAAGAGTGTCTGACGCATGAAATGGGCATGGATCTGTACGCTTATCTGCATAGTCTGAAAAGTGATGTGATTATCAATGACCGTATCGATAAAGGTTTTCAAGGCATAGAAGTAAGAAATAATGCAAACCAGGAAAAATATGCCGGCGATTATGCGACGCCGGAACAGCGTATTGGCGCATATCAGGTAAATGAACCCTGGGAAACCTGCATGACAATTTGTGAGCAGTGGGCCTGGAAACCAAATGATAAAATGAAATCCCTGGATACGAGCCTGGAAACTTTGATCAGAACAGCGGGTGGTGGCGGCAATTTGCTTTATAATGTCGGACCGATGCCTGACGGCCGTTTTGAGCAACGCCAAACAGATCTTTTGTTGCAAATGGGCGATTGGATGAAGATTAATGGAAAAGCTATTTACGGAACCAAGGGAGGCCCTTATGAGCCTAATCCTGACTTCGTTTCTACAAGAAAAGACAAAACAATTTTCATACATATTTTGAATAAAAACCTTTCAGATTTAACAATTCCCGTACCTGCTGAAATAAAAATAATAAAGGCCAGTGATCTGGGCAGCGGTAAAACAATTGCTTTAAAAGTTGAAAACGGGACCTTAAAATTAAACCTGGATAAGGGCCGGAAACTCCCTTATGTACTTGCGCTGGAAACCTCGGCAGATACAGGAAATCTGGCAACGATAACAAAAAAGTAA
- a CDS encoding SusC/RagA family TonB-linked outer membrane protein: MRHLLYQLIIAVAFSGAAFANGARTSLPDSHMGTARTIHGQVKDGLGAGLPGVSIVVKGTQRGTVTDEKGEFNIETQPDDAVLVFSFVGYKTLEENIGNRSEISVEMVSENRALDEVVVVGYGTQKRRDVTGAVGSVKGSDLKTVIAADASSLLQGRLAGVTVQNGGSAPGQAPAVVIRGTGTFGNDQPLYVIDGMIAASMAYINPNDIESMEVLKDASAAAIYGSRASNGVVLVTTKSGKAGDVKISLNIKGGMQSPSKKLKFLNARQYADWNNMAHDNDGQPHAPGNDSKFDPNIDTDWQNLELGSAPMTDYNLSLSGGSNSAKYFISGQYFNQKGIATDSWFKRYNLRANSVFTKGRFKFTESLTLSRGVNNPNTYVGRETGPLPTMAVRNPANLGGYAGLDPAFAGVARVVNWYGLAHLDDNRYTTDQILGNIGLEYEIIDGLKYKLNVGLDYSVYRQYDFTPAFFMSNSQEAFQQQATLNDSYTQSLTTLVENTLTYNKTLGDHNFEVLVGYTSQNGNATSLGATAANFPSNDLRVINAAINRTVNTTGDLQQFVLQSALARINYNYKSKYLLTATVRRDGSSKFLYPSNTFATFPSFSLGWRVSEESFFPKNALVSDLKVRGSYGTLGSQNINNYLTSPTFNLTSDYYFAGGAQPGIAVTQYVNPALKWESTKTSDIGVDLSVLGKSILISADYFDKTSSDVLASIPIPAYGGGGSTLTKNAATINNKGFEMAVTYIKPNKSDKDFKYSITGTFSTVKNNVVSLGDGVSPIIAGGFTQQSLQSTRTDVGHPIGSFYGYQVLGIYQTKQEATEDGRTDAGAGDFKFSKDPTYLGSPFPKFNYGLNFNASYKNFDFGVFFQGVYGNKIWNAKGRFQYILDYGSNKSPEVLKAWTPQNTNTDIPRATQLDPANNKRSSSFYVEDGSYTRLKNLTIGYTLPASVLRKIQVSNARFYVSGQNLLTFTKYKGYDPEVGRNSNGGSNPNNIGSLLNNGVDQTAYPNARIVSVGIDLNF; this comes from the coding sequence ATGAGACACTTATTATACCAGTTGATTATCGCTGTTGCCTTTTCAGGAGCGGCATTTGCGAATGGTGCGAGGACATCGCTTCCGGATTCGCACATGGGAACTGCCAGGACAATTCATGGCCAGGTTAAAGACGGCTTGGGTGCCGGCTTGCCAGGTGTGAGTATTGTTGTGAAAGGCACCCAGCGCGGCACTGTTACAGACGAAAAAGGAGAATTTAATATTGAAACCCAACCAGACGACGCCGTACTGGTTTTCAGTTTTGTCGGCTACAAAACGCTTGAAGAAAATATTGGCAATCGTTCTGAGATCTCAGTCGAAATGGTCAGTGAAAACCGGGCTTTGGACGAGGTTGTCGTTGTAGGTTATGGTACACAAAAAAGACGGGATGTTACCGGCGCCGTGGGTAGTGTGAAAGGCAGTGATCTAAAAACGGTGATCGCAGCCGATGCGTCCAGTTTATTACAGGGAAGATTGGCAGGGGTAACAGTTCAAAACGGTGGTAGTGCACCAGGACAGGCGCCTGCTGTGGTGATCAGGGGTACAGGTACTTTCGGAAATGACCAGCCTTTATATGTCATTGACGGGATGATCGCTGCGTCGATGGCCTACATCAATCCGAATGATATTGAATCGATGGAGGTACTTAAAGATGCATCGGCAGCAGCAATTTATGGTAGCCGGGCATCCAACGGGGTTGTTTTGGTAACGACAAAATCTGGTAAAGCAGGTGATGTGAAAATCAGTCTGAATATCAAAGGCGGGATGCAGAGCCCAAGTAAAAAACTGAAATTTCTGAATGCCCGTCAGTATGCCGATTGGAATAACATGGCCCACGATAACGACGGACAGCCGCATGCGCCGGGTAATGATTCAAAGTTTGATCCAAACATTGATACCGACTGGCAAAATCTTGAACTGGGATCTGCCCCTATGACAGATTATAACCTGAGTCTTTCCGGTGGCAGTAATTCGGCTAAATATTTTATTTCAGGCCAGTATTTTAACCAAAAAGGTATCGCCACGGATTCCTGGTTTAAAAGATATAACCTGCGCGCTAATTCGGTTTTCACAAAAGGCCGATTCAAGTTTACAGAGTCTCTGACGCTGTCTCGCGGTGTTAACAATCCCAATACCTATGTGGGTCGCGAAACAGGACCGTTGCCAACCATGGCTGTTAGAAATCCTGCGAATTTAGGTGGTTACGCGGGTTTGGATCCTGCCTTTGCAGGAGTAGCACGGGTTGTAAACTGGTACGGACTTGCGCATCTTGACGATAACAGATATACCACTGATCAGATTCTTGGAAATATCGGTCTGGAATATGAGATTATTGACGGCTTGAAATACAAGTTAAATGTTGGACTCGATTATTCGGTTTATCGCCAATATGATTTTACACCAGCGTTTTTCATGAGTAATTCCCAGGAAGCATTTCAGCAGCAAGCCACCTTGAATGATTCTTATACCCAGTCGCTTACAACACTTGTTGAAAATACACTTACCTACAATAAAACGCTGGGAGACCATAATTTTGAAGTTTTGGTAGGGTACACTTCTCAAAATGGTAACGCAACGAGTCTGGGTGCAACAGCTGCCAATTTCCCGTCAAATGATCTGCGGGTGATTAATGCGGCAATAAACAGAACGGTTAATACAACAGGTGATTTGCAGCAGTTTGTTTTACAATCTGCTTTGGCCAGAATTAACTATAACTACAAATCGAAATATTTGTTGACGGCGACAGTGCGGAGAGACGGTTCGTCCAAATTCCTTTATCCGTCAAACACTTTTGCTACGTTCCCGTCTTTTTCTTTGGGATGGCGGGTGAGTGAAGAATCATTTTTTCCAAAAAATGCCCTGGTCAGTGATTTAAAAGTCAGAGGAAGTTATGGAACACTTGGTTCTCAGAATATTAATAACTACCTGACTTCTCCGACCTTTAATCTTACCTCAGATTATTATTTCGCAGGAGGAGCCCAGCCGGGAATTGCAGTGACACAATATGTGAATCCGGCACTTAAATGGGAATCAACCAAAACCAGTGATATCGGTGTGGATCTTAGTGTGCTTGGAAAATCGATCCTGATTTCTGCTGATTATTTTGATAAAACTTCATCTGACGTTCTTGCCAGTATTCCTATTCCGGCTTATGGCGGTGGTGGAAGCACATTGACAAAAAATGCAGCGACGATCAATAACAAAGGTTTTGAAATGGCGGTGACGTACATTAAACCAAATAAATCAGATAAGGATTTTAAATACAGCATAACCGGAACATTCAGCACGGTTAAAAATAACGTAGTAAGCCTTGGAGACGGTGTAAGCCCGATTATCGCCGGTGGCTTTACCCAGCAATCGTTGCAATCTACCCGTACAGATGTTGGCCATCCGATTGGAAGTTTTTACGGATATCAGGTTTTAGGTATTTACCAAACCAAACAGGAAGCTACCGAAGATGGCCGGACGGATGCAGGCGCCGGTGATTTCAAATTCAGCAAAGATCCTACTTATCTGGGAAGTCCCTTTCCAAAATTCAACTACGGTCTGAACTTCAATGCTTCGTATAAAAACTTTGATTTTGGTGTGTTTTTTCAAGGAGTATATGGAAACAAAATCTGGAATGCAAAAGGACGTTTTCAGTATATTCTTGATTACGGAAGCAACAAAAGTCCCGAAGTGCTGAAAGCCTGGACTCCGCAGAATACAAATACGGATATCCCAAGAGCTACCCAGCTGGATCCGGCCAATAACAAAAGGTCATCCTCTTTTTACGTTGAAGACGGATCCTACACCAGACTTAAAAACCTGACGATCGGTTATACGCTGCCTGCATCGGTTCTTCGCAAAATCCAGGTGAGTAATGCCCGTTTTTATGTAAGCGGACAAAACCTTTTGACTTTCACAAAATATAAAGGCTACGATCCGGAAGTGGGACGTAACAGTAACGGCGGCAGCAACCCAAATAACATCGGAAGTTTGCTCAATAATGGTGTGGATCAGACTGCATATCCAAATGCAAGAATCGTGAGTGTAGGGATTGACTTAAACTTTTAA